TCCGGCACCAGTCCGCGCCTGTCCGCGCTGCCCCTGTTCGCCGGCCTCGACCCGGGCCGGCGCCCCGGCGGCCATGTCGCCACGACCATCAGGGCCGCGCTCCAGCGGGCCGCCTACGAGGGGCTGGCGGGGCGGCGGGGCGCGGTCGTCGCGCTGGACCCGTCGAGCGGCCGCGTCCTGGCCCTCGTCTCCAGCCCCTCGTACGACCCCGGTGTGCTGTCCGGCACGGGCGGCCCGGTCGCGGCGGCGTGGGCGCGGCTCAACACGGCGCCGGGCCGCCCGATGCTGAACCGGGCGCTGCGCGAGACGTACCCGCCGGGCTCCACGTTCAAGATCGTGACGGCGGCGGCGGCGCTGGACGCGGGCGTCGTGACGAACGTGCACGCGCCGAGCGGCACCCCCGACCCGTACCGGCTGCCCGGCACGCGCACGCTGCTGCCGAACGAGGCCAAGGGCTGCGACGACGCTTCCCTGGCGTACGCGATCCGCTGGTCGTGCAACACGGTCCTGGCCCGCCTCGGGGTGGAGGTCGGCCTCTCCCGGATGGTGCGCACGGCGCGGGCGTTCGGCTTCAACGACCCGGACCTGCGCGTCCCGTCGCGGGTGGCGCCGTCAAATTTCGACACGGACATGTCCCCGGACCGGCTGGCGCTCTCGGCGATCGGCCAGTACGACACGAGGGCGACGCCGCTCCAGATGGCGATGGTCGCGGCGGCGGTCGCGGGCGGCGGGGAGGTGGCCCACCCGTACCTGGTCGAGTCGGTGACCACGGCGGGCGGCGGGCTCGTCGGGCGGACGCCCCGGCGCACGTACGCCCAGGCGATGACCCCGTCCACGGCGCGGCGGCTGCGGGAGCTGATGGTGGACGTGGTGGAGCGCGGGTCGGGCAGCAACGCGGGCATCGACGGCGCGGAGGTCGGCGGCAAGACGGGCACGGCCCAGCACGGCGTGGGCAACCAGGGCACCCCGTACGCGTGGTTCATCGGCTGGGCCCGCGCGGCGGGGGCGCCCCGCCCGGCGGTGGCGGTGGCGGTGGTCGTGGAGGACGCGGCGGCCCGGCGCGAGGAGATCAGCGGCGGCGGCAGCGCGGCCCCCATCGCCCGCGCGGTCATGGAAGCGGCCCTGGAGGCGGACCGGAGGCGGGGGAAGGATGACGGCCGCCAGGGCCTGTCCTGAGTCGCGCTCTCAGAGCCGGCGGGCGGCCGGTCTGCTCATACGTTCTTCTCCCACGTCTTCGTACGGAGCCTGGACCTCCAGCGCACGCTCACCTTGTGAGCGGTCTCGGGATTGGCGATGACGAGCCGGACCGTCCGGCGGGGCGGAATGACTCCGATCGCGTCCAGACCACCGACCGGAGTGACACCCTCCCGCCACGGTCGTCCGTTCATGACGCCCTCGAATTCGACGTGGACGTTCCGGGCGGTCCTGTCGCTCGTATTGGTGAGCGACCACCCCTCACGAATCCTGGACAGCTCCCAGTCCCGCTCAGCCACGGTCACCTCTCCTCTCTGGACCGGTCGAATCGTGGACCGGGGCGACCGGATGGCGACCGGCCCACGTCCCGTCGGTTGACGCGGTTCATGCCCGGACGCCCCCGGCCGGAACCGGGCCACGGCCGCGCATGACCTCGACCGGCCTCGGAACCAGCGCGTTCGGGGACGCCGAGGGGTGCGGCGCGAACGGGTCCGCGTCGTCATTGCCCGTACGGCGGAACGCCGCCCTGACGAGCGAAGCGGCCAGGCGCCGACTCCGGGCCGCGCCGGTGGCCGGGGCCGGAGTCCGGCCGCTACCCCTCCCGCCCCTCCGTGATCGCGTCCGTGACCTCCGCGACGCGTTCGGCCTCCTCGCGGGCGAAGCGTTCCGCGTCGAGCTGTTCGGCGATCTCCTCGTCCTGGGCCATCAGCGCGTCGAGGTTCGAGTCGCCGAGGTCGAGGACGCCCATGTCCACGTACGCCTTCTGGAGCCGCTCGCCCCACAGGCCGATGTCCTTCACGCACGGCACGATCCGGCTGAACAGCAGCTTGCGGAAGAGGCGAAGGAACTCGGACTGCTCCGACATCTCCTCGGCCTCGCGCCTCGGGATGCCGAAGTTCTCCAGTACCTCGACGCCGCGCAGCCGGTCGCGCATCAGGTAGCAGCCCTCGATGACGAACTCCTCGCGCTCGCGCAGCTCGGCGTCGGTGAGCTGCCGGTAGTAGTCGCGCAGCGCCATCCGGCCGAACGCCACGTGCCGGGCCTCGTCCTGCATCACGTAGGCGAGGATCTGCTTGGGCAGCGGCTTGTTCGTCGTGTCGCGGATCATGCCGAACGCGGCGAGCGCCAGGCCCTCGATGAGCACCTGCATGCCGAGGTACGGCATGTCCCAGCGGGAGTCGCGCAGGGTGTCGCCGAGCAGCGCCTGGAGGTTGTCGTTGATCGGGTACAGCATCCCGACCTTCTCGTGGAGGAAGCGCCCGTAGATCTCGGCGTGCCGGGCCTCGTCCATGGCCTGGGTGGCGGAGTAGAACTTGGCGTCCATGTCGGGGACGGCCTCGATGATGCGGGCCGCGCAGATCATGGCGCCCTGCTCGCCGTGGAGGAACTGGCTGAACTGCCACGACGCGTAGTGGCGGCGCAGGTCGCCCCGGTCCTTCTCGGTCATCTTCGCCCAGTGGCGCGTCCCGTACACGGTCATCGCCTCGTCGGGTGTGCCGAGCGGGTCGTACGGATCGACCTCCAGGTCCCAGTCGATGCGGCGGGCGCCGTCCCACTGCTTGTCCTTGCCCTTCTGGTACAGGGCGAGCAGCCGGTCGCGGCCCTCGTCGTACTCCCAGGAGAAGCGGGCGGCACCGGAGGCGGGGACCTGCCAGGTCACGGGTCCCGGCTGATTGGCGTAGAGGTCCAGCGTGGACACGGTCGGGCTCCTTCGCGTCGGCTGCGGCGGGGGCACGTCCCCTGGGGAGGGGCCGTGGGCGGAGGTCGTCGGACGGCAGAGGACATTCAAGAGCATGGGCCCGTCCCGGGCACGGGCGCCTCCCGGCACGGGAACCACCTCCCGGCACGGGCACCTCCCGGCAGCGGCGCGCCGCCGGGCACGGGGCCGCGCCGGACACGGCCCTCCCTGGCAGGGTCCATCCTGTTAGACGCTGGGTCAACAAGTCCTGCCGGAGGGATTGACGGGCTTACTGACAGGCAGTCTCATAAGGGTGCGACCGCAGAACCCCGAAGCCGACTGCGAGGTGGCCGAGACCATGACGACCGTGTCCGAACCCGATCTGCGCCTGCTCCGCGACGCGCTGGGTCCGCTCCGGGACCGCGAACAGGTCGCCGCGCGGCTGCTGGAGTCCTCCGCCAAGCACTCCTTCGACCCCGACACCGAGCTCGACTGGGACGCGCCGTTCGAGGGCGGCAAGTGGTTCTGGCCGCCGGAGCTGGTCTCCCTCTACGACACACCGCTGTGGCGGAAGATGTCCGAGGAGCAGCGCATGGACCTCGCCCGGCACGAGGCCGCGTCGCTCGCGTCACTGGGCATCTGGTTCGAGATCATCCTGATGCAGCTGCTGGTCCGGCACATCTACGACAAGCCGCTGACCAGCAACCACGTCCGGTACGCCCTCACGGAGATAGCGGACGAGTGCCGCCACTCCATGATGTTCGCGCGCATGATCCAGAAGTCCGGGTCGCCCGCGTACCCGGTGCCGCGCGTCTACCACAACATGGCACGCCTCCTGAAGACCGTGTCCACGACGCCGGGTTCGTTCGCGGCGACGCTGCTGGGCGAGGAGATCCTCGACTGGATGCAGCGGCTGACCTTCCCGGACGAGCGCGTCCAGACGCTGGTGCGGGGCGTGACCCGCATCCACGTGGTGGAGGAGGCCCGGCACGTCCGCTACGCGCGCGAGGAGCTGCGCCGCCAGATGGTCACGGCGCCGCGCTGGGAGCAGGAGTTCACCCGGCTCAGCTGCGGCGAGGCGGCCCGGGTCTTCTCGGTCTGCTTCGTCAACCCGCAGGTGTACGAGCAGGTGGGTCTCGACCGCCGCGAGGCCGTCTCCCAGGTGAGGGCGAGCGGCCACCGCAGGGAGGTCATGCGGAGCGGCGCCAAGCGGCTCACGGACTTCCTCGACGACATCGGCGTGCTGCGGGGCGCGGGCCGCCGCCTGTGGAAGAGCTCGGGCCTGCTGGCGTAGGGCGGTGCGGATCTCCGCGTGGCGGGGGCCGTGCCCGGCCGGGCGGGCGCCGGTGGCGGCCGGGGACCCGGGTCCTCGTACACCCGGCGGGGTTACGCTCTCGGGCATGACCCGTGCCGCCACGCCCGCGTACCGCCGGCTCAGCGTCGAGGAGCGGCGGGCCCAGCTGCTCACCGCCGCGCTGTCGCTGTTCGCGCACCGGGCGCCCGAGGACGTGTCGCTGGACGACGTCGCGGAAGCGGCGGGAGTGTCCCGGCCGCTCGTGTACCGGTACTTCCCCGGTGGCAAGCAGCAGCTGTACGAGGCGGCGCTGCGGTCGGCCGCCGACCGGCTGGAGCTGTGCTTCACCGAGCCGCCCGAGGGCCCGCCGACCGAGCGGCTCGCCCGGGTCCTGGACCGGTACCTGGCGTTCGTGGACGAGCACGACGCCGGGTTCGCCGCGCTCCTCCAGGGCGGCAGCGTCGCTGAGACGTCCCGGACGACGGCCATCGTGGACGAGGTGCGGCGCGCCGCCGCCGAGCAGATCCTCGTCCATCTGAGCGTCCCCGAGCCGGGGCCCCGGCTGCGGATGATGGTCCGCACCTGGATCGCGTCCGTCGAGGCGGCCTCGCTGATCTGGCTGGACGAGGACAAGCGCCCACCGCTCCGGGACCTGCGCGACTGGCTCGTCGACCACCTGGTGGCCCTGCTGGCCGCCACGGCCGCGACGGACCCGCAGACCGCGCGGGTGGTGGAGGCCATGCTGGCGCTGGAGAAGCCCGACGGGCCCGTGGGGACGCTGGCCCGCCGGGTGGCGCCCGTGGTGGGCGGGGCCGTACACCTGCTGTGACGCGGGCCGGGTGTGAGACTGGTGGGGTGCGAACCGAGAACACCCCCTTCACCGGCGGCCCCCTCGACGGCCGCGTCCTGCCGGTGCTGACCGGCCCGACGGGACACCCGCCGAAGTGGTACGAGGTCCCCGTCCCGAACGATGACGGCCGCCCGCCCACGGTCCACGCGTACCGCCGCGTACCGGCCGGTTACACGAAGCGGCTCGGGCTCCAGCGGGGCTGGGAGTACGTGTACGAGCCCGCCGGCCGCGAACGGCGCGCCCCCAAATGGCCCTGGTCCAAGCCGGACACGGGCCGGGGCGACGCCGAGGGCGGCGGCGAGGGCGGCGGCGAGGGCCGGGAGCGGCACCCGGCGTAGCGCGGCGCGGCCCCGTGTAGCCCGGCCGGGCGACCCGGTTGGGCCGGTTCGCTCATTCGTCGTTTC
This genomic window from Streptomyces thermolilacinus SPC6 contains:
- a CDS encoding penicillin-binding transpeptidase domain-containing protein, which produces MTRYIRRAAALCLVLLVALMVNAVRVQVVEADRLDANPANRRTVLARYAEPRGDILVEGRPVTGSADTGQPLRYERTYTDGPLYAPVTGHASQTYGTTLVEDAEDAILSGTSPRLSALPLFAGLDPGRRPGGHVATTIRAALQRAAYEGLAGRRGAVVALDPSSGRVLALVSSPSYDPGVLSGTGGPVAAAWARLNTAPGRPMLNRALRETYPPGSTFKIVTAAAALDAGVVTNVHAPSGTPDPYRLPGTRTLLPNEAKGCDDASLAYAIRWSCNTVLARLGVEVGLSRMVRTARAFGFNDPDLRVPSRVAPSNFDTDMSPDRLALSAIGQYDTRATPLQMAMVAAAVAGGGEVAHPYLVESVTTAGGGLVGRTPRRTYAQAMTPSTARRLRELMVDVVERGSGSNAGIDGAEVGGKTGTAQHGVGNQGTPYAWFIGWARAAGAPRPAVAVAVVVEDAAARREEISGGGSAAPIARAVMEAALEADRRRGKDDGRQGLS
- a CDS encoding AurF N-oxygenase family protein — its product is MTTVSEPDLRLLRDALGPLRDREQVAARLLESSAKHSFDPDTELDWDAPFEGGKWFWPPELVSLYDTPLWRKMSEEQRMDLARHEAASLASLGIWFEIILMQLLVRHIYDKPLTSNHVRYALTEIADECRHSMMFARMIQKSGSPAYPVPRVYHNMARLLKTVSTTPGSFAATLLGEEILDWMQRLTFPDERVQTLVRGVTRIHVVEEARHVRYAREELRRQMVTAPRWEQEFTRLSCGEAARVFSVCFVNPQVYEQVGLDRREAVSQVRASGHRREVMRSGAKRLTDFLDDIGVLRGAGRRLWKSSGLLA
- a CDS encoding TetR/AcrR family transcriptional regulator, with the protein product MTRAATPAYRRLSVEERRAQLLTAALSLFAHRAPEDVSLDDVAEAAGVSRPLVYRYFPGGKQQLYEAALRSAADRLELCFTEPPEGPPTERLARVLDRYLAFVDEHDAGFAALLQGGSVAETSRTTAIVDEVRRAAAEQILVHLSVPEPGPRLRMMVRTWIASVEAASLIWLDEDKRPPLRDLRDWLVDHLVALLAATAATDPQTARVVEAMLALEKPDGPVGTLARRVAPVVGGAVHLL
- a CDS encoding ferritin-like domain-containing protein, coding for MSTLDLYANQPGPVTWQVPASGAARFSWEYDEGRDRLLALYQKGKDKQWDGARRIDWDLEVDPYDPLGTPDEAMTVYGTRHWAKMTEKDRGDLRRHYASWQFSQFLHGEQGAMICAARIIEAVPDMDAKFYSATQAMDEARHAEIYGRFLHEKVGMLYPINDNLQALLGDTLRDSRWDMPYLGMQVLIEGLALAAFGMIRDTTNKPLPKQILAYVMQDEARHVAFGRMALRDYYRQLTDAELREREEFVIEGCYLMRDRLRGVEVLENFGIPRREAEEMSEQSEFLRLFRKLLFSRIVPCVKDIGLWGERLQKAYVDMGVLDLGDSNLDALMAQDEEIAEQLDAERFAREEAERVAEVTDAITEGREG